The proteins below are encoded in one region of Scleropages formosus chromosome 19, fSclFor1.1, whole genome shotgun sequence:
- the LOC108932549 gene encoding tubulin alpha-1A chain, whose product MRECISIHVGQAGVQIGNACWELYCLEHGIQPDGQMPSDKTIGGGDDSFNTFFSETGAGKHVPRAVFVDLEPTVIDEVRTGTYRQLFHPEQLITGKEDAANNYARGHYTIGKEIIDLVLDRIRKLADQCTGLQGFLVFHSFGGGTGSGFTSLLMERLSVDYGKKSKLEFSIYPAPQVSTAVVEPYNSILTTHTTLEHSDCAFMVDNEAIYDICRRNLDIERPTYTNLNRLIGQIVSSITASLRFDGALNVDLTEFQTNLVPYPRIHFPLATYAPVISAEKAYHEQLSVAEITNACFEPANQMVKCDPRHGKYMACCLLYRGDVVPKDVNAAIATIKTKRTIQFVDWCPTGFKVGINYQPPTVVPGGDLAKVQRAVCMLSNTTAIAEAWARLDHKFDLMYAKRAFVHWYVGEGMEEGEFSEAREDMAALEKDYEEVGVDSIEGEGEEEGEEY is encoded by the exons CGTGAGTGCATCTCCATCCACGTGGGTCAGGCTGGTGTGCAGATcggcaatgcatgctgggagctcTACTGCCTGGAACACGGGATCCAGCCAGATGGGCAGATGCCCAGTGACAAGACCATTGGAGGAGGCGATGACTCCTTCAACACCTTCTTCAGTGAGACTGGAGCTGGAAAGCATGTCCCAAGGGCTGTCTTTGTAGATCTGGAGCCCACAGTCATAG ATGAGGTTCGCACTGGGACCTACCGGCAGCTTTTCCACCCTGAGCAGCTGATCACTGGTAAAGAAGATGCTGCCAACAACTACGCCCGTGGGCACTACACCATTGGCAAGGAGATCATCGACCTGGTGCTGGACAGGATCCGCAAGCTG GCTGACCAGTGCACAGGTCTGCAGGGCTTCCTGGTGTTCCACAGCTTTGGAGGTGGTACCGGTTCCGGTTTCACCTCCTTGCTGATGGAGCGGCTGTCCGTTGACTACGGCAAGAAGTCCAAGCTGGAGTTCTCCATCTACCCGGCTCCTCAGGTGTCCACAGCAGTGGTGGAGCCCTACAACTCTATCTTGACCACGCACACCACCTTGGAGCACTCCGATTGTGCCTTCATGGTTGACAATGAGGCCATTTATGACATCTGCCGTAGAAACCTTGATATCGAGCGCCCCACGTACACCAACCTCAACAGGCTCATCGGCCAAATTGTATCCTCCATCACAGCCTCCCTTCGGTTTGATGGTGCCCTCAATGTTGATCTGACGGAATTCCAGACCAACTTGGTGCCCTACCCTCGTATCCACTTCCCCCTAGCTACTTATGCCCCAGTTATCTCTGCAGAGAAGGCTTACCATGAGCAGCTTTCTGTGGCTGAGATCACCAATGCGTGCTTTGAGCCGGCCAATcagatggtgaaatgtgacCCTCGTCACGGCAAGTACATGGCGTGCTGCCTGCTGTACCGCGGTGACGTGGTGCCCAAAGATGTGAACGCTGCCATAGCCACCATCAAGACGAAGCGCACCATCCAGtttgtggactggtgtcccactggTTTCAAGGTTGGCATTAACTACCAGCCCCCTACTGTGGTTCCAGGTGGAGACCTGGCCAAGGTTCAGAGGGCTGTGTGCATGCTGAGCAACACGACCGCCATCGCAGAGGCCTGGGCTCGCCTGGACCACAAGTTTGATCTGATGTATGCCAAGCGAGCCTTTGTGCACTGGTATGTGGGTGAGGGTATGGAGGAGGGTGAGTTCTCTGAGGCCAGAGAAGACATGGCTGCCCTGGAGAAGGATTATGAAGAAGTGGGTGTTGACTCCATTGAGGgtgaaggagaggaagagggagaggagtACTAA